The segment CCTGTTGGTTGAATGCATTCATTGTCAGTCCCAACAGGACGTcccatcgcacacacacacacacacacgacaaacACTTCCCAGTGAGATTATAGCAGAGGGCGTATTGTAGTCTCTTGGATCGAGTCGCACCCGTTAAACAAACACACGGCTTAACAATAAAACTTTACATGACGTGttccttctgttttttaaattattatacacaGTTCTGGATAGAAGTGGAAATCAAATAGTTTAGTAGATTAATTAAATGATGCCCAGAATTCCCTGATTCTAGCATTTCTAAAATGAATATTCGACTATTTCTTTCACCCTCTGTCCTAATAAACTGAGAATATCCTGGGCCTGAGAACAATTTAAAACTAGCTATTGAAGGCCGCGGAAACGTCTTTTTAATGGAGAACATTGTCTTTTAAACTAGTCTTAATCGAGATTTGTCCGTTGACTTTAAATAAAACTACTGCTTGAATGCAAGACATCATTTATGTGGATTTATCCTTTTAAGATTCGCATCAGCTTAAAGTCCAAATAGGTGTGAACACATACAATTCGGTATCTTGCTGCTCTCAATgaacatgcaaaaaaataagaaagctATGAATAATGcgtttatttgttcatttccgGAGCAGATGGATTTTGTTATAATAAAGCCAGCGTGGACGTCTGTTTCGAGAAGTTAGATATTTTATTGCACTCTTGCACAACAGGTTCTATTAATAGTTCAATTCGACGTTGTTTGATTCACTAAATCTCCCCCCACCCGGAAGTGTGAGGCTCCTGTTTAGATAACGTTAAGTCAGTTTAACTCCCATCACATGAAGACAAAGGGGGTGTTATGAAGTGCCGTTAGCCAACAGCTGCAGTTTAAAGCTGTCGCGTGAAAATGTGCACAGCGAAGAGCACGTGAAAAGTCAGCTAGCTGGAGGTTGGTAACTGGTAGCCTTTAGCACCGTGAGGTCCGGTAAGGCCGCTCGTAGgcgtgaagacacacacacacagacacacacagacacacacacaggtacctgGTACTCGACCTCCATCGTTCCGTTCTTTAATGctgattgatagaaacactcGAGTCTTCCGGCTGGCACCAGAAACGTGAACTCGCTGTCTAGGTTCTGTCCGAAAGAGCTCACGGCCCCGAGACACCAGCCGAACACCACCGCGAGGACAAGCAGGCGTCCTGCGGCACGCGCATTGCTCCGCAGAAGGTCCATGGTGGAGATATTAGCAAACGCACGGCTATCTAAGTTCAGCCATCTCCTTCTCATCCCTCTTCCGCAGCTGAACTTTCCGATGCCGTGATTGGCTGGAGGCCCCGGAACAGGAAAGAGGGCGCGGGCCAATCGGATGAGGAAGAGTAGCAACATTCCTCCAATCAGTGCAGGGCTGAGGTCTTCACTCGGAACCATCTCAGGTAGAGATGCTGCTGAGGGGAACGCTCCTGGGGGTGAGGGACCTGCTCCTGTAAAAGCACCATGCTTATGCTACTTGCTGATTTTAGCAGATCAGTGTGGAAAAATGTCTCATTCTGGCACTGTGCAGTTAGACATCCTGTGTTTGTGGAGCAGCTGTTGAAAAAcgatttaaaatgttcattaaaCCTAAATGACTAGATTCACTCTAACagttatggtgtgtgtgtgtgtctgtggggggcgggggagggggtggaatAAGTGAATTGTACATTTTACTGGCTTACGATACTGGCTTTCAGTTCCTTCTTCGTTTATTTTCCAGACACATACCACGTATGGTGCAACCACTCGTAAGAGTTCGTTTAACCATTTTAATGGTTGTTTCCTGTGTCCCACACTGTCGTTGACACTGTTCCACTCCATTTATTGGGAATCCATTACAGATCTTTTTCATCTATCACAGCAGCAACTGGTCAATGGCTCtctatctataacaagttgtaaatcggcttatttctTGTTACttgctcttctgagtttgtatccctatattttaaatgaacttaTTGtaatttggataaaagcctcagctaaatgacaagtATTGTAATGTCAAGGTTAAACATGTACATGGTATAGTATGAGTGGGATTACACTGTGGGCTTAAAAGTGTCCATCTTGTAAATGAATACAATGAACTGACTGGATGTGGCTGTTGACCTTTGAGTTACTAAAGCTATACTGTCTGATTGATTGAGAATGACAATCGgctttattttccaaaataattAGGGACACATACAACTATTTTCACAATGCAGCTATGAGATTTGTTGTAGACAGTTAGGTTAAGAGGTATTTTTCCATGAATAACAAGTGAAGGTGACTCTCATATCTGGGCTTCCCCATTTGTTGTGAATTTGCAATAACTTAAAAACAAGACACTATTCAGGCCTTTATTACTGCTCACTCTAGCTAGTAAATCATGACATTTAAACAGCCCAATGGAATCGAGcaataattatatattttatttggccCTTTGAATTTATTCCTTCTTATTGTTATTTATAATACAGGTAAATGAAATCCGGCGTTATGATTGGTTGAGCGAGTCACAGAGGGTGCATTATTAGAGCAATAAGCTATGCTAACGCTAACgccctcaaactgttacattattggacgataaactACAGCCTCTCTTATTGCTTAATAATATCACTGTTATGTGTCATCGTTTACCGGTCATCTGAATCAATGTGATGCAAGCACTTCCTTTTTCAATTGATGGATTTTTCTTCATCAGAGGCTGAGTGTACTGTGCCACATGTCTAACAGCATAGGCAGTATATAGTTGTGACATTAGTAATAGCTTCATATCGTTTAGGTGATCCAAATGAAGCCACAGTCTTGGTATTGGGGCTGCTTTTTCACTGTAAAGCCTCTCTGGGACCTGCCCATGTAATAAATGCATGACGATTGTTGCTGGTTACACCGTGCCGAGGTGCTGAAGCAGGTTCAGTCCaccaaagaaaaaacagattatTGAATCAATGTGCAACAGAGAAGGAAATGTTTCAGGAAATGTGGTTtggcacaaaaataaaaaacatcattattCATGTGCTAGAAAAAgtgaggaaataaaaagcataACAAGCAAGAGTTATGTTTAATTTAGTCTCCATTTCATGTACTATTTGGTGTATAATTCATGTAATCAGTTCCACAATGTCACTTGACGGGTTCCACACAAGTCCGAGTCCATCTCTCACTCTCAATAACGGCATTTAACGAGCAGCCACAACAGCTGTGGACCACGTCTGTGGACTTCCGTCTGTCCTCCCACAGTGTTTATCTTTCCTGAATGCAGTGTGCATGAGTTTGTGTGTCATAGTGTGTGAGTAGAAAGTGAGCCAAAGACTGCGTGGTGTAGTTTCAACATGTGGAGTCTGTCACGTCAAACTACCCCCTTCTatacaaagggggggggggaaattcaGCCACATCCAGTTCCTCTCTCAACAAAGCCTCATCATCTTTTTCATAAgttcaatattttattaaatctttGTTATAGAAATGGATGAAAACATGCAATATCAAAGGCATTCAGCacatgagaaaaagaaaaagagggggaTATGAAAGAATTGTATTACAATACTTACTTTCGAGGTatgtgaagaaataaataagaggaagaacaaaagagaaagaaaaatattcaataacCAACAAACATTTCAGGCATCTTTGCACTTCTGCTCTGTTGTCCACATATATTCAATAGGAGGAATTACACCTTAAAACCTAAGTAGGGTATTGATAAATCACCCGTGATAAAAAACGTATGAGGGAAAAAGGGAAGCATAAGGAGTGAAGCAACTTTAAAACGATGCAGCGGCCGTGAACATGAGAAAGGAGCCGTTGGCACATGAGGTCTTGCACTTCGGCTTTAGTTTGCTTCACACTGTAAACCTCTGCAACCCGTCAGTCATCTTTAATCACAAGAGGTTGCTCAGCAATGAGAGGGACCCAAGACCTACTCTGAataatgtaatggtaaaatacgTTATAAcagtacatgtcatttaactgacgctttcatccaaagcgactcacattGCGGGAGgaccttcgtgtgtgtgtattaaatcGTTTTGACGGCTCGAAGACGCCGTCTCCACAAAGCTTTGTAACACAggtttgtgtatttgacctttgtgtatttgacctttgtgtatttgacctttgtgtatttgaccttctgcttgcaagcaataaaatggacttttacaactttgatcatttATCAAGACTCTGGTTTTCTAGGTTAATCTAATAAAAACATTCTCTTCTCCCAAATTAGTttcattgaaatattccacaacaattaTTATTACACACGTTTCTCAAAGCGTCGTCTTATGAATGTTTATTCAACGtaaatgtgaatttaaaaactaAACCCCACTAAACTCCACATTCTCCACTGATTCAGAGACATCACGCAAGTGACAGTGACAAGTGGCGACAGACAAACTTGTTCAAGAGAatatgacagagagagagagagagagagagagagagagagagagagagagagagagagagagagagagagagagagagagagagagagagagagagggtaacTTTAAAGTGAGGGAAGGAAGTGTCAGCTTAGTACTGATAACTATATTGTTGGGGAGTGTCACGCACACTCACTCTCATGCACAttactctgtctctctgtcgcTCGCTCTCTGTATGTCACACTTTCTCTGTGTCatcttcatttcctttttatattAGCTTGCTTCATAAGCAATATTAGTGCTAGTTGACAGCAGAGGTCAGGGAGCTCGGTGCTGGCGGTGCAGACGgaggattttcttcttctcagaaGGTGAGTCATCTTCAGTCATTATACACAGCTGTggtttaaatgcatttaaaaccattaaacatgtgtttaatggggtttttttgcatttcatatCGCTAAGGACTTTCAGAGGCTTGTGTGAAAACTGAactgtctgtaaaaaaaaaaaacacatcgtcAGCGTCAGATAGGAAATGTCTTTTTGATCGGCGTGTTGAAAACGTCTCTTCTCATGTGCTGGCAGTAGATAGTCCGAGAATGAAGAAATCACTCAGTTTCCCAGAGGCTGGTTGCGTCGTATTGGTTGCTTGAAGATTTTTCTTCATGTCTCATGTCTCTGCTTGGCCTGTCTGGGTCTCCGTTCCCAGTTTCGTCGCTTTACTTAACCCCAACTTTGTGTTTTCCCTTTGACCTGCAGCCATAACATCCTAGTTGTTGCATAATCCGGTAGGATGGCAGAGGGCGTTGTGGGTAAATGCCCCCAGGTGTTTGTGGTGGACGCACAACCGAGCTACATCTCCATGCCCAGGGAGAAGGGATTTAGATGGGCAAGACCGGGCCCAAAGTTCCATCTGCTGCTGGCGGGAGTCGCCCTGCTGGGACTCGTTGTCGAGGGATGCTTCATCTACCGACTCTTCAAATCAGTGGAGGTGAGGCTGACGCCTGTatgtggttgtttgtgtgtgtgtaagtgggttgtgagagggagagaagaagccGCTGTATTTGGAGTGCATGGAATGACCGATTCTTTCGAAACGTTCCCTAAACGTCACAACCAGAAACTCACACTACAGCGGTCAGCTGAGCACTTTGTGTCGTCATTTGCTCTCTCAGTTAAAGGTCTATATTAGTAAAACTCTACCTCCAGTTCTACTTCCCTTTCTGTTCTCTCTCAAGTAAAAACTCACAGTATAACTTCACTTTTCGAAGATAGTTTCATAATGGTCTAGTGAAACCAATAAACACTCTTGattaaagaaagaataaaagggGCATGGATCTTTTTGGGGTCAAATGACGTTACAGCATTTAGTGTGTACTTTCACATTGGTTTCCCTCAGGCAGGACACTTCCTGTTCTTACGTGCTGTTGAACTTGTGACATGTtgctttcaaacacacacacagattgtatTTGCACCTGTGTTCATTCTGTAAGTCTCATTCTCTCTTTAACTTAACTCACGTTTCAGGAACTTTCCTCCCCTAAATGTCCTCCTCCCTGCCACAATCTGTCCCATCCCCAAACATCTGCCCAAAAGGTAAGTTTGACTCAGGTGTTAACCTCGTTTTGCTGCCAGATCTGCGCCGGTTCCCTTTGTACATTTCCAGCTCTCATAGAGCAACATTGACTTTTATCTCATCatctttttacagttttacagttacattttttaattaaatcttTGTTACAGAAATGGAAGAAAACATGCAATATGTGTTTTTCGGTGTAACACTTTTTTCTTACTGTTTCAGGGTGGCCCCATGATGAGTAAAGGTATTTAGTTACTCTGTTTTCCTGATTTATTCCGATGAGccacaaacaaaaagtacattttttggaTGGAAATCCCTGTGAAGTTCCCACATCAATTGATTGGATGTTCTGACCCTGCTTTCTTGAACAGACTCCAATGAGCTTCCCAGAGTGCCACCACATCTGGATCTGATCCAACACAGGCCCTTTGCTCAGCTGATAGGTTAGAGCCCGCTCGAACCGCAATACTGAATTCCACCTGAATATTTTCTTTCACAACGAGTCCATTCCCCTCTTCCGTCTCACCTCAATCCCAGGCGCCAACGAGCCCTTTGGGCAGAACAACGTGGTGCTGTGGGTAAACAACGCCGGCGAAACCGTCACCCACAACATGGGCTACAAGGATGGCCAGTTGTTGGTGGAGCAAGAAGGTTACTACCACCTCTACTCCAAACTGACGCTGCAATGCACAGAGGGGTCATGTTTGATCCAGCACAAGGTCATGAAGAAGACCAGCGCCTACGGCAACGATATCGAACTCATGAAGTCAAAGAGGTTAGTCGGTGTCACCAGTGCTTACTTCCTTCCTCTGTTGAGGCACACGTGCTCACGACTGCTCACTTGAAATGAGTCTTCGTCATGTTGCAGTGAGTTTCCTTTCTGACATCTCGGGCCTTTTCTCCTCCAGCGTCCGCTGCTGGACGCAGAGTTGTTGCAGTGATAAGGCTTCACGGGGAGAGGATCTGTGGAGCAGTTTTCTGGCTGGGATCTTCCACCTGCAGAGTGGAGATAGGATCTTTGTCACTTTGGAGAATATAAACACGTTACGTCCAGGACCTACTGAAAACCTCATGGGGGCCTTTATGATATTTCCCGGTAAAATTGCGCGATGACGCCTCTCTGCCACATTGGGATGAGTTTCGACACATTTGTGTGTTCACCCTGTTTCCTCTAGTGATTTTTTGTATATATCTTATATATAACCTAAATTATACTATACTCAATTAATGTACTTTAATGGTTGAGAAATCATAAAAACGTATCTGACATTCAGATGATAATATCCTACATGTTGCattgtttgttgtgtgaataAAATAAGATTTCTTATCAAACGAGTGTGAGTTGGTTTGAGTTCCTGAAAAGGTCATTGCTTGGTCAGGTCACAAAACcggttttaaataaatattccgCCGTCGATAGCGAACAGATTTCTTTGCAGGATAAACTGTGCAAAACCATGCAAGGATTTTTTTCACTACCTTCAGCACAAGGAGACTAACCACAAAACACTGTTGAAGAAGTGTAGATAAAGAAACACACCAACGCCTCTCTtactgtgtttgtatgtgtgtgagaagagCAGGATGTGGTTGAGTAAGGACTCACTGAAGAAAGGATCGAGTGTAAGAATTGCTGTGGTTGATGTGGCTGACTCAGCTGTTCTGACAGTGGAAAGTTTTATATGAACTTCATCACGGTGTTAAATGTAAAGGAAAAGACGAATGAAGCGATGGAGAGTCTGTCCAGTGAATTGGGGCGGTAAAGGAAACACACGACAATAGCCTGAAGCTAAAGTAAACCAGATCAATGCAGGTAACtcaaaaaggagggaggaggaggcactgGCCTGAGAAGCTACAGATATATTTGGGTCGTTTCCTGCTCTGAGATGTAGATAAACATCTGTGTACCTGCgtgcaacaaacacaacaagatGTTGTGTTGCATTTCAATGGCTGTACACTTTGAGACACTTTGATGTTCCTTGACTTCTGGTGCATACATTTTAGGTTTACATTCGCCATTACTCACCAAAAGCTGTTTCTTGACCACTTGGGGACAGTGGAAGCCAGatgtgaacaaaacaaacacatcgaACCCTTAAACGTCAGTACGGAAAAATAGTTCCCTTTTTACATATCCAGCTCTTATAGAGCAAcgttgtcatttattttgatgtCATTCACTATTGATGAATGTCAGTTAAACCCTTTTACCACGGTGTATGTTTCAGGCCCCCAGTAGagaaaatatttgtctttttagcTGCTAAATAGCCCACAATAATAGTGGCTACAGATGTGAGTGATAATTCTCTGGTTCATCACCACAAACAACACCGTCACATGATCAACTAGTAGAGTTGAAATCAGGACATTGTTTTTGGCCCCTTCGAGTAATGCAGTCCTTCCTAAACCTCCTTATCTTATTGGTTTATTCGATAAGGGGCAGCGCACATTGAtaaaacatttctgtaaatTTACCAGAGTAAGCTAAAAGGCTATTTTTTCATCTGTAGTCCTCACAGGCAGATGTTGCAAAATAAACCTAAAGACCGAAGATAAGCGTTTTTGCACGCTTTACAATGCATGAAACGCTCAAGATTGTCAAGTACAAACAAGACATGCAACACAGAGGCTCTCAAGGTGAACACacccaaagaaaaagaaaatgttaaaacagGAAGGTGAACCAAAAACAGTGCAATGCTGCAGCTgtcagagaaagaagaaaggggaaaaaaaccaaaGCGTTTATGTCAGAGGCTCAGAACATGAACGCATGCGTATGTGGAAACCTTAAATCACTCAGACTCAGCCAACCAACAAAAAGGACGTTTGTATGCAGGTCGGTCGGCA is part of the Pungitius pungitius chromosome 9, fPunPun2.1, whole genome shotgun sequence genome and harbors:
- the LOC119218290 gene encoding tumor necrosis factor ligand superfamily member 14-like, whose protein sequence is MAEGVVGKCPQVFVVDAQPSYISMPREKGFRWARPGPKFHLLLAGVALLGLVVEGCFIYRLFKSVEELSSPKCPPPCHNLSHPQTSAQKGGPMMSKDSNELPRVPPHLDLIQHRPFAQLIGANEPFGQNNVVLWVNNAGETVTHNMGYKDGQLLVEQEGYYHLYSKLTLQCTEGSCLIQHKVMKKTSAYGNDIELMKSKSVRCWTQSCCSDKASRGEDLWSSFLAGIFHLQSGDRIFVTLENINTLRPGPTENLMGAFMIFPGKIAR